A genomic segment from Nodularia sphaerocarpa UHCC 0038 encodes:
- a CDS encoding carbon-nitrogen hydrolase family protein has product MKSYLAAAIQMTSVSNVHKNLVQAEELIDLAVRRGAELVGLPENFSFMGEEKDKLAQAEEIYRESAQFLKKMAQRYQVTILGGSFPVPVENTGKVYNTTILIDPSGEELTRYCKVHLFDVNVPDGNTYRESSTVVAGKELPTVYLSEQLGNIGLSVCYDVRFPELYRHLSDKGADVMFVPAAFTAFTGKDHWQVLLQARAIENTAYVIAPAQTGNNYDRRHTHGHAMIIDPWGVILADAGEQPGIAIAEIKPSRLEQVRRQMPSLEHRVF; this is encoded by the coding sequence ATGAAATCTTATTTAGCCGCCGCTATTCAAATGACCAGTGTATCCAATGTACACAAAAACTTAGTCCAGGCAGAAGAACTAATTGACCTGGCTGTGCGTCGAGGTGCTGAATTAGTTGGGTTACCAGAAAACTTTTCTTTTATGGGAGAAGAGAAAGACAAACTGGCACAAGCAGAGGAGATTTATCGTGAATCTGCCCAATTTCTCAAAAAAATGGCGCAGCGCTACCAAGTTACCATTTTGGGCGGTAGCTTTCCAGTTCCTGTAGAGAATACAGGCAAAGTTTATAACACGACAATTCTCATTGACCCCAGTGGTGAAGAACTCACCCGCTACTGTAAAGTACATCTATTTGATGTTAATGTCCCTGACGGCAACACCTATCGAGAATCTAGCACAGTTGTAGCTGGTAAGGAACTACCGACAGTTTATTTGTCAGAACAACTCGGTAATATCGGACTTTCTGTTTGCTATGATGTCCGCTTTCCTGAATTGTACCGACATTTGTCAGATAAAGGCGCAGATGTGATGTTTGTCCCGGCTGCCTTCACCGCTTTCACTGGGAAAGACCATTGGCAAGTATTATTACAAGCTAGAGCCATTGAAAATACTGCCTACGTCATCGCCCCGGCTCAAACTGGCAATAACTACGACCGTCGCCACACCCACGGACACGCTATGATTATCGACCCTTGGGGTGTAATTTTAGCTGATGCTGGTGAACAACCGGGAATTGCGATCGCCGAAATCAAACCCTCTCGCTTGGAACAAGTCCGCCGTCAAATGCCTTCTTTAGAACATCGAGTATTCTAA
- a CDS encoding RNA-guided endonuclease InsQ/TnpB family protein, which produces MIVFEAKLEGQNEQYRALDEAIRTARFVRNSCLRYWMDNKGVGRYDLNKFCAVLAANTEFPWVSNLNSMARQSSAERAWSAIARFFDNCKKGKSGKKGYPRFKKEQTHGSVEYKTCGWKLSADRRHITFSDGFEGGTFKLWGTRDLHFYQLKQFKRVRVVRRADGYYTQFCIDHERVEKREPTGKTIGIDVGLNHFYTDSNGETVANPRHLGKSEKSLKRLQRRMSRTKKGSQNRIKFRNKLARKHLKVSRQRKDFAVKTARCVVRSNDLVAYEDLQVRNMVKNHRLAKSISDASWSLFRQWVEYFGKVFGVVTVAVPPYFTSQNCSNCGEVVKKTLSTRTHICPHCGHTQDRDWNAARNILEKGLSTAGHVGTNASGETDQYLSGATPSSKSTRGKRKPKERSLESPPSTK; this is translated from the coding sequence ATGATCGTATTTGAGGCAAAACTTGAAGGACAGAACGAGCAGTATCGAGCGCTTGATGAAGCGATTAGAACTGCGCGGTTTGTGCGTAATAGTTGCCTCCGGTACTGGATGGATAACAAAGGCGTTGGGCGTTACGACCTTAATAAGTTCTGCGCTGTCCTTGCTGCTAACACAGAGTTTCCTTGGGTGTCCAACCTGAACTCTATGGCTCGTCAATCTAGCGCTGAAAGAGCGTGGTCTGCAATTGCTCGATTCTTTGATAATTGCAAGAAAGGTAAGTCGGGAAAGAAAGGCTATCCACGTTTTAAGAAAGAACAGACTCATGGTTCAGTTGAATACAAAACTTGTGGATGGAAGCTTTCTGCTGACCGTCGCCATATCACTTTTAGCGATGGGTTTGAGGGGGGAACTTTTAAGCTCTGGGGAACCCGTGATCTGCATTTCTACCAACTCAAACAGTTTAAAAGAGTGCGGGTTGTGCGTCGTGCCGATGGGTATTATACCCAATTTTGTATTGACCACGAACGGGTTGAAAAGCGAGAACCAACTGGTAAAACTATTGGTATTGATGTGGGATTGAACCACTTCTACACCGATAGTAATGGAGAAACAGTCGCTAACCCTAGACATCTGGGTAAAAGCGAGAAGTCTTTGAAACGACTGCAACGCCGGATGTCTAGGACTAAAAAAGGTTCTCAAAACAGAATTAAGTTTAGAAATAAACTTGCACGTAAGCACCTCAAAGTAAGTCGCCAGCGTAAAGACTTTGCTGTAAAGACAGCAAGGTGCGTAGTGAGGTCTAACGACCTCGTGGCGTATGAAGATTTACAGGTGCGGAATATGGTCAAGAATCATCGCTTGGCTAAATCGATTAGTGATGCATCGTGGTCGTTGTTCCGGCAATGGGTTGAGTATTTTGGCAAAGTGTTTGGCGTGGTGACTGTTGCAGTTCCGCCTTATTTCACCAGCCAGAATTGTTCTAACTGCGGTGAAGTTGTTAAGAAAACTCTCAGCACTAGAACTCATATTTGTCCTCACTGTGGGCATACCCAAGACCGGGATTGGAATGCGGCACGAAACATATTGGAAAAGGGATTGAGTACGGCGGGTCACGTCGGAACTAACGCCTCTGGAGAGACTGACCAATACTTGAGTGGGGCAACTCCTTCAAGCAAGTCAACTCGTGGAAAGAGGAAACCCAAAGAGCGATCTTTGGAATCCCCACCCTCTACGAAGTAG
- a CDS encoding RNA-guided endonuclease InsQ/TnpB family protein, with protein sequence MQLVERHIIQRNHPHYQEIDQLCFAAKNLYNYANFHIRQSFILTQKYLDYNCLAKQLKSTEPYQALPAKVAQQVLLGLHHNWLSFFAAIQVYTEDKSKFLGRPKLPKYKHKDKGRHLLVYTAQSVSKPKMKAGVIHLSKTQIEIPTKVEYVHLNQVRIVPKIDHYVLEAVYEKEELDDDLDSNAIAAIDLGIDNLATLTSNQPGFLPVLVSGRIIKSINRYYNQRKAKLQSLLPSHQKTSKQLQSLTKKRNFRVDDYLHKASRLVIDHLVKQGLGTLVIGQNPLWKQNANLGKRNNQNFVCIPHNRFVQQLIYKAKLVGIKVLVSEESYTSVASFLDQDIIPTYGKADAKEVKFSGRRIRTKLYKAGNGKLIHADVNGSLNILRKVVPTAFSLGIGGVVVRPVGIIPGKQMA encoded by the coding sequence ATGCAGTTGGTCGAACGGCATATAATTCAACGAAATCATCCCCACTATCAAGAGATTGATCAGTTATGTTTTGCTGCTAAAAACCTCTACAATTACGCTAACTTCCACATCCGCCAAAGTTTTATTCTGACTCAAAAATATCTAGACTACAATTGTTTAGCTAAACAATTAAAATCTACAGAACCATATCAAGCTTTACCCGCCAAAGTTGCCCAACAAGTATTATTAGGATTACATCACAACTGGTTAAGCTTTTTTGCAGCAATTCAAGTATATACAGAAGATAAAAGCAAGTTTTTAGGCAGACCAAAATTACCCAAATATAAACACAAAGACAAGGGCAGACATTTATTAGTTTACACAGCACAGTCTGTGAGTAAACCCAAAATGAAAGCTGGTGTAATTCATCTGTCAAAAACACAAATTGAGATTCCAACAAAAGTAGAGTATGTACATCTAAATCAGGTGAGAATTGTCCCCAAAATTGACCATTATGTGCTAGAAGCTGTGTATGAAAAAGAGGAATTAGATGATGACTTAGACTCTAATGCTATAGCAGCGATTGATTTAGGCATAGATAACCTAGCTACCTTAACATCTAACCAGCCTGGGTTTTTACCAGTTCTGGTTTCGGGGAGAATTATCAAATCCATTAATCGTTATTACAATCAAAGAAAAGCTAAATTACAATCTTTACTACCAAGTCATCAAAAGACATCTAAACAACTGCAAAGTTTAACTAAAAAACGGAATTTTCGAGTTGATGATTATCTACATAAAGCCAGTCGGTTAGTTATTGACCATTTAGTGAAGCAGGGGCTGGGGACTTTAGTAATTGGTCAAAATCCACTGTGGAAGCAAAATGCTAATTTGGGTAAACGAAATAATCAAAACTTTGTTTGTATTCCGCATAATCGATTTGTACAGCAGTTGATTTATAAAGCGAAATTAGTGGGGATAAAGGTATTGGTTTCTGAAGAGTCTTACACCAGTGTGGCTTCTTTTTTAGACCAAGATATTATTCCTACCTATGGAAAAGCTGATGCGAAAGAAGTTAAATTTAGTGGTCGAAGAATCAGAACTAAGCTTTATAAAGCAGGTAATGGTAAACTGATTCACGCTGATGTCAATGGTAGTTTGAATATCTTACGTAAAGTAGTCCCGACAGCATTTAGTCTAGGGATAGGGGGCGTTGTAGTTCGCCCTGTCGGGATTATTCCCGGCAAACAAATGGCATGA
- the def gene encoding peptide deformylase — protein sequence MPELMPIMQLGDRILRQKAIWVENIQDQHIQKLIDDLIVTVAKANGVGIAAPQVAASYRLFIVASRPNLRYPNAPVMEPTAMINPRIIAHSTEIVKGWEGCLSVPGMRGLVPRYQTIDIAYTDRNGKLQKQKLTDFVARIFQHEYDHLDGVLFVDRVENSLEMITEDE from the coding sequence ATGCCTGAATTAATGCCAATCATGCAATTGGGCGATCGTATATTGCGCCAAAAAGCAATTTGGGTTGAGAATATTCAAGATCAACACATTCAAAAGCTCATTGACGACTTGATTGTAACAGTTGCCAAAGCTAACGGTGTGGGCATTGCTGCACCTCAAGTAGCCGCATCCTATCGTTTGTTTATTGTGGCTTCCCGCCCTAATCTCAGGTATCCCAACGCCCCGGTGATGGAGCCTACCGCCATGATTAATCCCAGAATCATTGCCCATTCTACTGAAATTGTCAAAGGTTGGGAAGGTTGTTTAAGTGTGCCTGGTATGAGAGGGTTAGTGCCAAGATATCAAACAATTGATATAGCATATACTGACAGAAATGGCAAGCTACAAAAGCAAAAATTAACTGATTTTGTGGCTCGGATTTTTCAACATGAGTATGATCATCTCGATGGTGTGCTGTTTGTAGATCGTGTTGAAAACTCTCTGGAGATGATTACTGAGGATGAATAG